A single genomic interval of Streptomyces sp. 1222.5 harbors:
- the mmuM gene encoding homocysteine S-methyltransferase encodes MTSDTSPGLAEALADGTVVLDGGLSNQLESAGHDLGDELWSARLLAERPEAIAETHLSYFLAGASVAITASYQATFEGFAKRGTGRDEAARLLTLSVDLAREAARRAAEAGVDRPLWVAASVGPYGAMLADGSEYRGRYGLGVDELERFHRPRIEVLTAAEPDVLALETVPDADEGAALLRAVRGLGVPAWLSYSVDGRYTRAGQPLEEAFAAAAAVDEVIAVGVNCCAPQDVTPAVEIAARVTGKPVVVYPNSGETWDARARAWTGRTTFGPEQVRTWREAGARLIGGCCRVRPEAITAIATAVRELR; translated from the coding sequence ATGACCAGCGACACCTCCCCCGGCCTCGCCGAGGCCCTCGCCGACGGGACCGTGGTGCTCGACGGCGGCCTGTCCAACCAGCTGGAGTCCGCCGGACACGACCTGGGCGACGAGCTGTGGTCGGCGCGGCTGCTCGCCGAGCGGCCCGAGGCCATTGCCGAGACGCACCTGAGCTACTTCCTCGCGGGCGCGAGCGTGGCGATCACGGCCAGCTACCAGGCCACCTTCGAGGGCTTCGCGAAGCGCGGCACGGGCCGCGACGAGGCGGCGCGGCTGCTCACGCTGAGCGTGGACCTCGCCCGCGAGGCGGCCCGGCGGGCGGCGGAGGCGGGTGTGGACCGGCCGCTGTGGGTGGCGGCCTCGGTCGGGCCGTACGGGGCGATGCTCGCGGACGGCTCCGAGTACCGCGGCCGGTACGGCCTCGGCGTCGACGAGCTGGAGCGGTTCCACCGGCCGCGCATCGAGGTGCTGACCGCCGCCGAGCCGGACGTCCTGGCGCTGGAGACCGTGCCGGACGCCGACGAGGGCGCCGCGCTGCTCAGGGCGGTGCGGGGGCTGGGGGTGCCGGCGTGGCTGTCCTACTCGGTCGACGGTCGGTACACGCGTGCCGGGCAGCCCCTGGAGGAGGCCTTCGCAGCGGCCGCCGCCGTGGACGAGGTGATCGCGGTGGGGGTGAACTGCTGCGCGCCGCAGGACGTGACGCCCGCCGTGGAGATCGCGGCCAGGGTCACCGGGAAGCCGGTCGTGGTCTACCCCAACAGCGGCGAGACCTGGGACGCGCGGGCACGGGCCTGGACCGGGCGTACGACGTTCGGCCCCGAGCAGGTGCGGACGTGGCGGGAGGCCGGGGCGCGGTTGATCGGGGGCTGTTGCCGGGTGCGGCCGGAAGCGATCACCGCGATCGCCACGGCCGTGCGTGAGCTCCGCTGA
- a CDS encoding oxaloacetate decarboxylase, whose translation MTHGKKLRERIAGPGTTPLIGVYDMYSASIAAKHYDGMFVSGFGFAASYYGLPDIGFIAWPDMVAFVQRLRGAFPHHHLLVDIDDGYVDPEVACHVVEGLERIGASGVILEDQKRPRRCGHADGKQVLPLEEYLEKLDKVLRTRTDLVVVARTDATDEHDILHRAERLAATDADVVLVDGVRSVEWIKRIREVVGGKPLLFNQIAGGKSPRLSLGELSDLGVDVAIYSTPCLFAAHEAMDSALSGLKAADGRLPEVDPASGIGVKASTSLLERNIAPERLAPEGVGV comes from the coding sequence TTGACCCACGGTAAGAAGCTGCGCGAGCGCATCGCCGGGCCCGGGACCACACCGCTGATCGGCGTGTACGACATGTACTCGGCGTCGATCGCGGCCAAGCACTACGACGGGATGTTCGTCTCGGGCTTCGGGTTCGCGGCCTCGTACTACGGCCTGCCGGACATCGGATTCATCGCCTGGCCGGACATGGTCGCCTTCGTCCAGCGGCTGCGCGGCGCGTTCCCGCACCACCACCTGCTGGTCGACATCGACGACGGCTACGTCGACCCCGAGGTCGCCTGTCACGTCGTCGAGGGCCTGGAGCGCATCGGCGCCTCCGGCGTGATCCTGGAGGACCAGAAGCGGCCGCGCCGCTGCGGGCACGCCGACGGCAAGCAGGTGCTGCCGCTGGAGGAGTACCTGGAGAAGCTGGACAAGGTCCTCCGGACGCGCACGGACCTGGTCGTCGTCGCCCGTACGGACGCCACCGACGAGCACGACATCCTGCACCGCGCCGAGCGGCTGGCCGCGACCGACGCCGACGTGGTCCTGGTCGACGGCGTGCGCAGCGTCGAGTGGATCAAGCGCATCCGCGAGGTGGTCGGCGGCAAGCCGCTGCTGTTCAACCAGATCGCCGGCGGCAAGTCCCCCCGCCTCTCCCTCGGTGAACTGTCCGACCTCGGCGTGGACGTGGCGATCTACAGCACCCCCTGCCTGTTCGCCGCGCACGAGGCGATGGACTCCGCGCTCTCCGGTCTGAAGGCGGCCGACGGCCGGCTGCCCGAGGTGGACCCCGCGAGCGGCATCGGGGTGAAGGCCTCCACCAGCCTGCTGGAACGCAACATCGCCCCCGAGCGGCTCGCCCCCGAGGGCGTGGGCGTGTGA
- a CDS encoding carboxylesterase/lipase family protein, which yields MTADQAGPVVGTPHGRVRGRYEKGVAVFRGIPYAAPPFGPRRFRPPEPPEPWDGTREAVVFGPTTPKPPYSDAFAHYLSDPEIPGDDCLNLNVWTPAPDPGARLPVLLWLHGGALTRGSSAVPVYDGGTFARDGVVFVSVNYRLGTEGYGLFPDAPPNPGLRDQLAALTWVHEAISAFGGDPDRITLCGQSAGAISAGALLAAPQSQGLIRRAVLQSGAPEASDRDKVRRMVRRMATRLKIPATAEAFAAVDRDLLLRTQAEVGRLSSPVLGGPSFGIVVDGDVVPRDPLQALLDGDAAPGVELLMGWTRDEYRLWLVPGGLLDHVDRLGPVALAGAMARCHTGHEVPRGYRSLRPGAGAAEIVGQMVTDHLLRLPLQRLADARPAESWLYEFAWPSGLTGLGACHALELGFVFDTGDVPESKKLAGEGAAQELCDAMHGAWVRFAKTGDPGWQAWDASHPVRTFGDPEPDAADAVAYTAHGPRDAETALWSTVPLVPAPDPRPDTPPTADVRAPGAELAAAVRRLRRTVGVRRR from the coding sequence ATGACGGCAGACCAGGCGGGCCCTGTGGTCGGAACGCCTCACGGGAGGGTGCGCGGCCGGTACGAGAAGGGTGTCGCCGTCTTCCGGGGCATCCCGTACGCCGCCCCGCCCTTCGGCCCCCGGCGGTTCCGCCCGCCCGAGCCGCCCGAGCCCTGGGACGGCACGCGTGAGGCCGTCGTCTTCGGGCCGACCACGCCCAAGCCGCCGTACTCCGACGCCTTCGCCCACTACCTGTCCGACCCGGAGATCCCCGGCGACGACTGCCTCAACCTCAACGTGTGGACGCCCGCCCCGGACCCCGGCGCCCGGCTCCCGGTCCTGCTCTGGCTGCACGGCGGCGCCCTGACCCGGGGTTCGTCGGCCGTGCCCGTGTACGACGGCGGCACCTTCGCCCGGGACGGCGTGGTCTTCGTGTCGGTCAACTACCGGCTGGGCACCGAGGGCTACGGACTCTTCCCCGACGCACCCCCCAACCCCGGCCTGCGCGACCAGCTCGCCGCCCTGACCTGGGTGCACGAGGCGATATCCGCCTTCGGCGGCGACCCGGACCGGATCACCCTGTGCGGCCAGTCGGCCGGCGCGATCAGCGCCGGAGCCCTCCTCGCCGCCCCCCAGTCCCAGGGACTGATCCGGCGCGCCGTTCTGCAGAGCGGCGCGCCGGAGGCCTCGGACCGGGACAAGGTGCGCCGCATGGTGCGCCGCATGGCCACCCGGCTGAAGATCCCCGCCACCGCCGAGGCCTTCGCCGCCGTCGACCGCGACCTGCTGCTGCGCACCCAGGCGGAGGTCGGCCGGCTCAGCAGCCCGGTGCTGGGCGGACCCTCGTTCGGCATCGTCGTCGACGGTGACGTCGTACCCCGCGACCCGCTCCAGGCCCTGCTCGACGGCGACGCGGCGCCGGGCGTCGAGCTCCTCATGGGCTGGACCCGGGACGAGTACCGGCTGTGGCTGGTGCCCGGCGGGCTGCTCGACCACGTCGACCGGCTCGGCCCGGTCGCCCTGGCCGGGGCCATGGCCCGCTGCCACACCGGCCACGAGGTGCCCCGCGGTTACCGTTCACTGCGCCCCGGCGCCGGCGCCGCCGAGATCGTCGGCCAGATGGTCACGGACCACCTGCTCCGCCTGCCGCTGCAGCGCCTCGCCGACGCCCGCCCCGCCGAGTCCTGGCTCTACGAGTTCGCCTGGCCCTCCGGACTGACCGGCCTCGGCGCCTGCCACGCCCTGGAACTGGGGTTCGTGTTCGACACCGGTGACGTGCCCGAGTCGAAGAAGCTGGCCGGTGAGGGCGCCGCGCAGGAGCTGTGCGACGCGATGCACGGGGCGTGGGTGCGCTTCGCGAAGACCGGGGACCCCGGCTGGCAGGCCTGGGACGCCTCGCACCCCGTGCGGACCTTCGGCGACCCCGAGCCGGACGCCGCGGACGCCGTGGCGTACACCGCCCACGGACCCCGGGACGCCGAGACCGCCCTGTGGTCGACCGTGCCCCTCGTCCCGGCGCCGGACCCCCGACCGGACACCCCGCCCACGGCCGACGTCCGCGCCCCCGGAGCCGAACTCGCGGCCGCGGTACGGCGTCTGCGGCGGACCGTGGGGGTGCGACGCCGCTGA
- a CDS encoding VOC family protein, with the protein MTPRFAVIGVVASDLAASLAFYRRLGLVFPDGAEDQPHVEAELPGGLVLALDTEDTVRSFHPGWRPPAGGGRVGLAFRCGSPAEVDALYEDLVSAGHHGELKPWDAFWGQRYATVHDPDGNGVDLFAPLPAPAE; encoded by the coding sequence ATGACTCCACGATTCGCCGTGATCGGCGTGGTCGCCTCCGACCTCGCCGCCTCGCTCGCCTTCTACCGCCGCCTCGGGCTGGTCTTCCCCGACGGAGCCGAGGACCAGCCGCACGTCGAGGCCGAGTTGCCCGGCGGCCTGGTGCTCGCCCTGGACACCGAGGACACCGTCCGCTCCTTCCACCCCGGCTGGCGGCCCCCCGCCGGCGGCGGCCGGGTCGGGCTCGCCTTCCGCTGCGGCTCACCGGCCGAGGTCGACGCGCTCTACGAGGACCTGGTGAGCGCAGGCCACCATGGGGAGCTGAAGCCGTGGGACGCCTTCTGGGGGCAGCGGTACGCCACCGTGCACGACCCCGACGGCAACGGCGTGGACCTGTTCGCCCCGCTACCGGCCCCCGCCGAGTAG
- a CDS encoding DUF817 domain-containing protein gives MMRELRHGLEQLARFGLVQARCCAFAVALLAGIAGSRLLPQLPVARYDLVLVYGVLLTLVARKAGWETGRDTAVIAVCHVLGLLFELVKVRMGSWSYPEDALTKVAGVPLYGGFMYAAVASYVCRARRLMRLRFTRYRAAATTVVAAAVYLNFFTHHWMPDLRWPLALAMAAATAGTWVGFRVGAHRYRLPLAVSFVLIGFFLWVAENAATYVGAWSYPQQLAGWQPVPLTKFGAWSLLISVTFVLVEHLAATGPGRTAGHPEDGPTAVSDSFKTG, from the coding sequence ATGATGAGGGAGCTCCGTCATGGCCTGGAGCAGTTGGCGCGGTTCGGACTGGTCCAGGCACGCTGCTGCGCCTTCGCCGTGGCACTGCTCGCGGGCATCGCCGGCTCCCGGCTCCTGCCCCAGCTGCCGGTGGCGCGCTACGACCTGGTGCTGGTCTACGGGGTGCTGCTCACCCTCGTCGCCCGCAAGGCGGGCTGGGAGACGGGCCGGGACACCGCGGTGATCGCCGTGTGCCACGTGCTGGGGCTGCTGTTCGAGCTGGTCAAGGTGCGCATGGGGTCGTGGAGTTACCCGGAGGACGCGCTCACCAAGGTCGCCGGGGTGCCGCTGTACGGCGGCTTCATGTACGCGGCGGTCGCCAGCTACGTGTGCCGGGCCCGACGGCTGATGCGGCTGCGTTTCACCCGTTACCGCGCCGCGGCCACGACCGTGGTGGCCGCCGCCGTCTACCTGAACTTCTTCACCCACCACTGGATGCCCGACCTGCGCTGGCCGCTCGCGCTGGCGATGGCCGCCGCGACCGCCGGGACCTGGGTCGGCTTCCGGGTGGGCGCCCACCGCTACCGTCTGCCGCTCGCCGTCTCCTTCGTCCTGATCGGCTTCTTCCTCTGGGTCGCCGAGAACGCCGCCACCTACGTCGGCGCCTGGAGCTATCCCCAGCAGCTCGCCGGCTGGCAGCCGGTACCGCTGACCAAGTTCGGCGCCTGGTCCCTCCTGATCAGCGTGACGTTCGTGCTGGTCGAACACCTCGCGGCCACCGGGCCCGGCCGTACCGCCGGCCACCCCGAGGACGGCCCGACCGCGGTGTCCGATTCCTTCAAGACCGGCTGA
- a CDS encoding helix-turn-helix domain-containing protein, whose product MYAERASRLTGAVVWTNTPAATGARPVLPDGCMDLLWTEGRLLVAGPDTRAHVPDGPPRAWAGIRFFPGTAPALLGVQAHELRDSRVELADLWPASRVRRLRDRVEAAPDPATALEDIALDRSAWAAVPDPLLRRLVECLGEGRPVAGTADELDLGARQLYRRCLGAFGYGPKTLARILRLQRALALARSGVSYAETAVRAGYADQPHLAREVRELAGRPLGRLLGGGR is encoded by the coding sequence GTGTACGCGGAACGTGCGTCGCGGCTGACCGGGGCGGTCGTGTGGACGAACACCCCGGCCGCGACCGGTGCCCGGCCCGTGCTGCCCGACGGCTGCATGGACCTGCTGTGGACCGAGGGCCGGCTGCTGGTGGCGGGCCCGGACACCCGGGCCCACGTCCCGGACGGACCGCCTCGCGCCTGGGCCGGCATCCGCTTCTTCCCCGGTACCGCGCCGGCCCTCCTCGGCGTCCAGGCGCACGAACTGCGCGACAGTCGGGTGGAGTTGGCGGACCTTTGGCCCGCCTCCCGGGTGCGGCGGCTGCGCGACCGGGTCGAGGCGGCGCCCGACCCGGCGACGGCCCTGGAGGACATCGCCCTGGACCGGAGCGCGTGGGCGGCCGTGCCCGACCCGCTGCTGCGCCGACTGGTGGAGTGCCTGGGCGAGGGCCGCCCGGTGGCCGGCACGGCCGACGAACTGGACCTGGGCGCCCGCCAGTTGTACCGCCGCTGTCTCGGCGCCTTCGGCTACGGCCCCAAGACGCTCGCCCGTATCCTGCGTCTGCAGCGCGCGCTCGCGCTGGCCCGCTCCGGGGTGTCGTACGCCGAGACGGCCGTCCGGGCCGGGTACGCGGACCAGCCGCACCTCGCGCGTGAGGTCAGGGAGTTGGCGGGCCGCCCGCTCGGGCGGCTACTCGGCGGGGGCCGGTAG
- a CDS encoding DUF2264 domain-containing protein, protein MRLPPDDRGPSPYTGFTRAHWEAAADALLAAVEPYATADRALYHLPGDHVSHSGRLSDGLEGYARTLLLAAFRQDGTVLGRYADGLAAGPGGVWPDVTDRSQPLVEAASVALALRLTRPLLWDRLDDKVRERTADWLADALTAEPWPNNWELFPVTVGGFLAEIGHRPEGARKAIDRGLERIETWYVGDGWYTDGDGRRFDHYNGWALHLYPVLHAWLADDRELLSRYGRRLARYLADYAHLFGGDGAPVPQGRSLTYRFATAAPLWLGALTGHTPLSPGETRRLASGALRYFLDGGAVDGRGLLPLGWLGPDTSFVQGYSGPASPYWASKGFLGLLLPAEHEVWTAPEEPGPAGRADAVRPLPAPNWLVQSTRSDGLVRLHNHGSEDVRYDPFYTRLAYSSATVPAASDDNSVIVGGNPGRTGIEPLGTGEGWIASRHTVGDGITVTSVVLAEGAAEVRCHLVSGAEPGTPVRVTGWTEGAGARAELLPAVGLSDDLAGSVGAGDTLFVALARLTAEPDPPPLGELVSVRPAGAAELEVEWAGGAGARVRWDGPGVTVTVCG, encoded by the coding sequence ATCCGACTGCCCCCCGACGACCGTGGGCCGAGCCCGTACACCGGTTTCACCCGTGCCCACTGGGAGGCCGCCGCCGACGCGCTCCTCGCCGCGGTCGAGCCGTACGCCACCGCCGACCGTGCCCTCTACCACCTCCCCGGCGACCACGTGAGCCACTCCGGCCGCCTCTCCGACGGCCTGGAGGGATACGCCCGCACGCTGCTGCTCGCCGCCTTCCGGCAGGACGGGACCGTGCTCGGCCGGTACGCCGACGGACTCGCGGCCGGGCCCGGCGGAGTCTGGCCGGACGTCACCGACCGCAGCCAGCCGCTCGTCGAGGCCGCATCGGTCGCGCTCGCCCTGCGACTGACCCGGCCGCTGCTGTGGGACCGGCTGGACGACAAAGTGCGCGAACGGACGGCCGACTGGCTGGCGGACGCCCTCACCGCCGAACCCTGGCCCAACAACTGGGAGTTGTTCCCGGTCACCGTCGGCGGATTCCTGGCGGAGATCGGCCACCGGCCGGAGGGGGCGCGCAAGGCGATCGACCGCGGCCTGGAGCGGATCGAGACCTGGTACGTCGGCGACGGCTGGTACACCGACGGCGACGGCCGCAGGTTCGACCACTACAACGGCTGGGCCCTGCACCTGTACCCGGTGCTGCACGCCTGGCTGGCCGACGACCGCGAACTGCTGTCCCGGTACGGCCGGCGCCTGGCACGGTACCTCGCCGACTACGCCCACCTGTTCGGCGGCGACGGCGCCCCCGTGCCCCAAGGGCGTTCGCTGACCTACCGTTTCGCCACCGCGGCCCCGCTGTGGCTGGGCGCGCTGACCGGTCACACACCCCTGTCACCGGGGGAGACGCGACGCCTGGCCTCTGGGGCGCTGCGGTACTTCCTCGACGGCGGCGCGGTCGACGGACGGGGCCTGCTCCCGCTCGGCTGGCTCGGGCCCGACACCTCGTTCGTGCAGGGCTATTCGGGTCCGGCCTCCCCGTACTGGGCGAGCAAGGGCTTCCTCGGGCTGCTGCTGCCGGCCGAGCACGAGGTGTGGACGGCGCCCGAGGAACCGGGGCCGGCCGGGCGCGCGGATGCGGTGAGGCCGCTGCCCGCCCCCAACTGGCTGGTGCAGTCGACCCGTTCGGACGGGCTGGTCCGGCTGCACAACCACGGCAGCGAGGACGTCCGTTACGACCCGTTCTACACGCGGCTCGCCTATTCCTCGGCCACCGTTCCGGCGGCGTCGGACGACAACAGCGTGATCGTCGGGGGGAATCCGGGCCGTACGGGCATCGAGCCGCTGGGCACGGGCGAGGGGTGGATCGCCTCCCGGCACACCGTCGGCGACGGGATCACCGTGACCAGCGTGGTGCTCGCCGAGGGTGCGGCGGAGGTGCGGTGTCACCTGGTCTCCGGAGCCGAGCCCGGCACGCCGGTGCGGGTCACGGGGTGGACCGAGGGGGCGGGCGCACGAGCCGAACTCCTGCCGGCGGTGGGCCTGTCCGACGACCTCGCCGGGTCCGTCGGCGCGGGGGACACCCTGTTCGTCGCCCTGGCCCGCCTCACCGCCGAGCCGGACCCGCCGCCGCTGGGCGAGCTGGTGTCCGTACGGCCGGCCGGTGCGGCGGAACTGGAGGTCGAGTGGGCCGGGGGAGCGGGGGCGCGGGTGCGGTGGGACGGGCCCGGGGTGACGGTGACCGTGTGCGGGTGA